In the Candidatus Eisenbacteria bacterium genome, one interval contains:
- a CDS encoding branched-chain amino acid transaminase, with amino-acid sequence MAQESKSFIWMNGSFVPHADAKIHVLSHVVHYGSSTFEGIRAYATPRGTAVFRLNRHVQRLLDSCKISRIDCPYSYEELMDAVRQTVVRNGGDACYIRPVVYRGFKTLGVNPTGVPVDVAIAALNWGKYLGKDALERGISVKVSSWRRAAPDTFPFMAKTGANYMNGQLIKLEAVADGYEEGVALDSFGFVAEGSGENIFLVIRGVLHTPSLASAILPGITRETVMSLARDLGLEVKEEQIPREALYLAEEVFFTGTAAEITPITSIDRLPVGKGAVGPITRQLQGAFFDVIEGRAPDRHGWLFPVEPKNKVQRAAKKAR; translated from the coding sequence ATGGCGCAGGAATCGAAGTCGTTCATCTGGATGAATGGGTCGTTCGTCCCCCATGCGGACGCGAAGATACACGTGCTCTCCCACGTCGTTCACTACGGCTCGAGCACGTTCGAGGGAATCCGCGCGTACGCGACGCCGCGCGGCACCGCCGTCTTCCGCTTGAACCGCCACGTCCAGCGGCTTCTCGACTCATGCAAGATTTCCCGGATCGATTGCCCGTACTCCTACGAAGAGCTGATGGACGCCGTGCGTCAGACCGTTGTCCGGAACGGGGGAGATGCCTGCTACATCCGGCCCGTCGTCTATCGCGGATTCAAGACCCTCGGGGTCAATCCGACGGGAGTTCCCGTGGACGTCGCGATCGCCGCGCTGAATTGGGGGAAGTACCTCGGGAAGGACGCGCTGGAGCGGGGGATCTCGGTCAAGGTTTCCTCCTGGCGCCGCGCGGCCCCGGACACGTTCCCCTTCATGGCGAAGACGGGCGCGAATTACATGAACGGCCAGCTGATCAAGCTCGAGGCGGTCGCCGACGGCTATGAGGAGGGCGTCGCGCTCGACTCCTTCGGATTCGTCGCGGAGGGAAGCGGCGAGAACATCTTCCTCGTCATCCGCGGGGTGCTGCACACGCCCTCCCTCGCGAGCGCCATCCTTCCGGGCATCACCCGCGAGACCGTGATGTCCCTGGCGCGGGACCTTGGGCTCGAGGTCAAAGAGGAGCAGATTCCCCGCGAAGCGCTCTACCTCGCGGAAGAGGTCTTCTTCACCGGGACCGCGGCGGAGATCACGCCGATCACGTCGATCGACAGGCTCCCGGTAGGGAAGGGCGCCGTCGGCCCGATCACCCGGCAGCTTCAGGGTGCGTTCTTCGACGTCATCGAAGGCCGCGCCCCCGACCGCCACGGCTGGCTCTTCCCGGTGGAGCCCAAGAACAAGGTCCAACGCGCGGCCAAGAAGGCCCGCTGA
- the purD gene encoding phosphoribosylamine--glycine ligase, translating into MGPGVLVVGQGGREHAILGALHRSAARPRLYVAPGNAGMEPLAERVPISAADVAGLTAWAKARKVELVVIGPDAALEAGLADSMRAAGIATLGPGREAARLEWSKRYAKELLVRLHLPTAAFRVAGSAEEAERLIEGAPYPLVLKADGLAAGKGVVIARDPSEARSTVDAWMRRGELGHAAKNVIVEECLEGEEASVLVLTDGERWLLFPPARDHKRIGDGDVGPNTGGMGACAPARAPSAVEAERIARRIVDPLLRALREAGTPFQGVLYLGLMLTSSGPMVLEINARFGDPEAQAVLTLLGEDAYPLFLAAARGALPAERHGSSVAYKGAAVCVVLAAAGYPGRPETGAPIEGLEGPWPDGIRVYCAGVERRGPQWIVSGGRVVGVTAHAETLDLARAAAYDAAGRIRFPGMQYRKDIALAPLSSGARR; encoded by the coding sequence ATCGGGCCGGGCGTCCTCGTGGTCGGGCAGGGTGGCCGCGAGCACGCGATCCTCGGCGCGCTTCATCGCTCGGCGGCGCGGCCGCGACTCTACGTGGCCCCTGGCAATGCGGGCATGGAGCCGTTGGCGGAGCGCGTTCCGATCTCGGCCGCCGACGTCGCGGGGCTGACCGCGTGGGCCAAGGCGCGAAAGGTGGAGCTGGTGGTCATCGGCCCCGATGCCGCCCTCGAGGCCGGCCTCGCGGACTCCATGCGCGCGGCGGGAATTGCCACGCTGGGCCCTGGACGGGAAGCGGCCCGTCTCGAGTGGAGCAAGAGATACGCGAAGGAACTACTTGTTCGGCTTCATCTTCCGACCGCGGCGTTCCGCGTCGCGGGGTCGGCGGAAGAGGCCGAGCGCCTGATCGAGGGGGCTCCCTATCCTCTTGTGCTCAAGGCGGACGGGCTCGCGGCGGGGAAGGGGGTCGTGATCGCCCGCGATCCGAGCGAGGCGCGATCGACCGTCGACGCTTGGATGAGGCGCGGCGAGCTGGGCCACGCCGCGAAGAACGTCATCGTCGAGGAGTGCCTCGAAGGGGAAGAGGCGTCGGTGCTCGTCCTGACGGACGGCGAGCGCTGGCTGCTCTTCCCGCCCGCGCGGGACCACAAGCGGATCGGGGACGGTGACGTGGGTCCGAACACCGGCGGCATGGGCGCGTGCGCTCCGGCGCGGGCTCCCTCCGCGGTGGAAGCCGAGCGCATCGCCCGGCGCATCGTCGATCCCCTCCTCCGCGCCCTTCGCGAGGCGGGCACGCCGTTCCAAGGGGTCCTCTACCTTGGTCTCATGCTGACCTCTTCGGGACCAATGGTGCTCGAGATCAACGCCCGCTTCGGGGATCCCGAGGCGCAGGCGGTCCTCACGCTCCTGGGCGAGGACGCCTACCCGCTCTTCCTTGCCGCGGCGCGGGGCGCGCTGCCCGCCGAGCGGCACGGATCGTCCGTGGCGTACAAGGGCGCGGCGGTCTGCGTCGTGCTCGCCGCGGCCGGCTACCCGGGACGCCCCGAGACGGGCGCGCCGATCGAGGGCCTCGAAGGCCCATGGCCCGACGGGATCCGCGTCTATTGCGCGGGGGTCGAGCGGCGCGGCCCGCAGTGGATCGTGAGCGGCGGGCGCGTGGTCGGGGTGACTGCCCACGCCGAGACGCTCGACCTCGCGCGCGCGGCCGCCTACGACGCGGCCGGCCGGATTCGATTCCCAGGAATGCAGTATCGGAAGGATATCGCGCTCGCGCCCCTCTCCTCCGGAGCCCGCCGATGA
- a CDS encoding MoxR family ATPase, translating into MALSDVSLEERTARVREESAFVGPLLAEIEGTIVGQQEMIRRILIGLLADGHLLLEGVPGLAKTLAVKTVAESIEATFHRIQFTPDLLPADLTGTLVFDPRTGSFAPKLGPVFTQILLADEINRAPAKVQSALLEAMQERQVTIGDKTYPLDSLFWVLATQNPIEQEGTYPLPEAQMDRFLLKIRVGYPTPEEEARILDRMGGETPGPRKPVVGVERILAARHVVHSIYLDERIRRYIVDLVHATREPERFGLDLRPLIHYGASPRATLALAKAGRAHAFLEGRSYVTPDDVKVLAPDVFRHRILLTYEAEAEAVPVDEVSRRILARVEVP; encoded by the coding sequence ATGGCCCTGAGCGACGTCAGCCTCGAAGAGCGCACCGCGCGCGTGCGGGAAGAGAGCGCGTTCGTGGGACCGCTCCTGGCCGAGATCGAGGGGACGATCGTCGGCCAGCAGGAAATGATCCGGCGGATCCTGATCGGCCTCCTGGCGGACGGTCATCTCCTCCTCGAAGGCGTCCCCGGGCTCGCGAAGACGCTCGCGGTCAAGACCGTCGCGGAATCGATCGAGGCGACCTTCCACCGGATCCAATTCACGCCCGATCTCCTTCCGGCCGATCTGACCGGAACGCTGGTCTTCGACCCAAGGACCGGGTCGTTCGCTCCCAAGCTGGGGCCCGTCTTCACGCAGATCCTCCTCGCGGACGAGATCAACCGCGCTCCCGCTAAAGTGCAGAGCGCGCTCCTCGAAGCGATGCAGGAGCGCCAGGTGACGATCGGCGACAAGACGTATCCGCTCGACTCTCTCTTCTGGGTCCTGGCGACACAGAATCCGATCGAGCAGGAGGGAACGTATCCGCTGCCGGAGGCGCAGATGGACCGCTTCCTCCTGAAGATCCGCGTCGGCTATCCCACCCCGGAGGAAGAGGCGCGGATCCTTGACCGGATGGGCGGCGAGACGCCCGGCCCGCGCAAGCCGGTCGTCGGCGTGGAGCGGATTCTCGCCGCGCGCCACGTCGTGCACTCGATCTATCTGGACGAGCGGATCCGGCGATACATCGTCGATCTGGTTCACGCCACGCGCGAGCCGGAGCGCTTCGGCCTCGACCTCCGCCCCCTCATCCACTATGGGGCATCCCCGCGGGCGACGCTCGCCCTGGCGAAAGCCGGCCGCGCGCACGCGTTCCTCGAAGGCCGGTCGTACGTGACGCCCGACGACGTGAAGGTGCTCGCGCCCGACGTGTTTCGCCACCGCATTCTCCTGACCTACGAGGCCGAGGCGGAGGCGGTGCCGGTCGACGAGGTGTCCCGCCGCATCCTCGCGCGCGTCGAAGTGCCGTGA
- a CDS encoding VWA domain-containing protein, with amino-acid sequence MRFGEPWALLMLLPWALVALYLVRRPGWKTPELPVPALRALPRPGGTRVHLARVAGWLLPLATFLFLIAAARPQAGHETREIVSQGIDIVIAIDVSGSMRCEDFRPQNRLFVAKSVAKEFLRGRAQDRIGLIAFAGRSELVSPLTLDYDGLAALIDGIDFGMLTDGTAVGAAIAQGAQRLRQAKGKSKVLILLTDGINNAGAVDPVTAARLAAAVGVRIYTVGAGTLGQAPYPIDDPMLGRHYVWVRSEIDEASLRSVADITHGRYFRATNAELLSQVFRDIDTMEPSQVEMRSYTQWAEMGPGLLATGAILMALSLLLGATFVRRYP; translated from the coding sequence ATGCGATTCGGAGAGCCTTGGGCTCTACTGATGTTGCTGCCGTGGGCCCTCGTGGCGCTCTACTTGGTTCGGCGCCCGGGATGGAAGACACCCGAGCTTCCGGTTCCGGCGCTCCGGGCGCTCCCCCGGCCAGGCGGGACGCGTGTCCATCTGGCGCGCGTGGCCGGGTGGCTTCTTCCTCTCGCCACATTTCTCTTCCTGATCGCGGCCGCGCGCCCGCAGGCGGGACACGAGACCAGGGAGATCGTGAGCCAGGGAATCGACATCGTGATCGCGATCGACGTCTCGGGGAGCATGCGTTGCGAAGATTTCCGACCCCAGAACCGGCTCTTCGTCGCGAAGTCGGTGGCGAAGGAGTTCCTGCGCGGCCGGGCCCAGGACCGGATCGGGCTGATCGCCTTCGCCGGGCGGAGCGAGCTCGTCTCGCCGCTCACGCTCGATTACGACGGCCTCGCTGCCCTGATCGACGGGATCGACTTCGGCATGCTTACGGACGGCACCGCCGTGGGCGCCGCGATCGCCCAGGGAGCGCAACGGCTCCGCCAGGCGAAAGGGAAGAGCAAGGTGCTGATCCTTCTCACCGACGGCATCAACAACGCGGGCGCGGTGGATCCGGTCACCGCAGCCAGGCTCGCCGCCGCGGTCGGGGTCCGGATCTACACGGTCGGCGCGGGGACGTTGGGGCAGGCTCCCTATCCGATCGATGACCCGATGCTGGGACGCCACTACGTCTGGGTCCGGTCCGAGATCGACGAGGCATCGCTTCGGTCGGTGGCGGACATCACCCACGGGCGGTACTTCCGCGCGACCAACGCCGAGCTTCTGTCCCAGGTCTTTCGGGACATCGACACGATGGAACCCTCTCAAGTGGAAATGCGTTCGTACACTCAGTGGGCCGAGATGGGCCCCGGACTCCTCGCCACGGGGGCGATCCTCATGGCCCTGAGCCTGTTGCTCGGCGCGACCTTCGTGCGCCGTTATCCGTAG
- the purE gene encoding 5-(carboxyamino)imidazole ribonucleotide mutase — MNPKARVSILFGSESDRATMEESAKLLESFGVAHEMEQASAHRNPDRVRDLVRTASARGVEIFIAAAGMANHLAGAVAAQTTLPVIGVPLAGSALGGVDALYSTVQMPAGVPVATVAIGSAGAKNAAVLAVQILALADPALRQKLDDLKQRLARGEKL; from the coding sequence ATGAACCCGAAAGCCCGTGTCTCGATCCTGTTTGGAAGCGAATCCGACCGTGCCACGATGGAGGAGTCCGCGAAGCTGCTCGAGTCGTTCGGCGTGGCCCATGAGATGGAGCAGGCCTCCGCGCATCGAAACCCGGATCGCGTGCGCGACCTGGTGCGCACCGCGTCCGCGCGCGGCGTCGAGATCTTCATCGCCGCGGCCGGCATGGCGAACCACCTCGCGGGGGCGGTCGCCGCGCAGACCACGCTCCCGGTGATCGGCGTTCCTCTTGCCGGCTCCGCGCTCGGAGGAGTCGACGCGCTCTACTCCACGGTCCAGATGCCGGCGGGCGTCCCGGTCGCGACGGTGGCGATCGGATCGGCCGGCGCGAAGAACGCGGCCGTCCTCGCGGTGCAGATCCTCGCGCTCGCCGACCCCGCGCTCCGCCAGAAGCTCGACGACCTGAAGCAGCGCCTCGCCCGCGGCGAGAAGCTCTGA
- a CDS encoding L-threonylcarbamoyladenylate synthase — protein sequence MGRREERGRPRGADPRARRPRAPPEARRPEAAPRPRREALSAAIVERIVLAAGGSWAEAAARAAAVLDQDGIAVLPAEGVYGFHVRPDRPRALERLRALKPRSMDRGWIGLIAEPGSLARYAATVSAPAQSLAREHWPGALTMIVPASPLVPESLRASDGTAALRCPGSELLREVARACGGLLLSTSANEPGSRAPARAEDVGLADVDLLIDQGPLSGEPSTIVRTDGEIIRVIRPGSVRIEEV from the coding sequence ATCGGCCGGCGCGAAGAACGCGGCCGTCCTCGCGGTGCAGATCCTCGCGCTCGCCGACCCCGCGCTCCGCCAGAAGCTCGACGACCTGAAGCAGCGCCTCGCCCGCGGCGAGAAGCTCTGAGCGCCGCGATCGTGGAGCGGATCGTCCTCGCCGCCGGGGGGTCCTGGGCGGAGGCGGCCGCGCGCGCCGCGGCGGTGCTCGACCAGGACGGGATCGCGGTGCTGCCCGCGGAGGGCGTCTATGGGTTCCACGTCCGGCCGGATCGCCCGCGCGCCCTCGAGCGGCTTCGTGCGCTGAAGCCGCGCTCCATGGATCGCGGGTGGATCGGCCTCATCGCGGAGCCGGGCTCGCTCGCTCGGTACGCGGCGACCGTTTCGGCCCCGGCCCAATCACTCGCGCGGGAACACTGGCCGGGGGCGCTCACGATGATCGTGCCCGCTTCGCCGCTCGTGCCCGAATCCCTCCGAGCATCGGACGGCACGGCCGCGCTCCGATGCCCGGGCTCGGAGCTGCTGCGCGAGGTGGCCCGCGCGTGCGGCGGGCTTCTTCTCTCCACCTCGGCCAACGAGCCCGGATCGCGGGCGCCCGCCCGGGCCGAGGATGTGGGCCTCGCGGACGTCGATCTGCTGATCGACCAGGGTCCGCTTTCCGGCGAACCCTCCACGATCGTGCGGACGGATGGGGAGATCATCCGCGTGATCCGCCCGGGATCGGTGCGCATCGAAGAGGTTTGA
- a CDS encoding VWA domain-containing protein, translating into MKWAEPERLNLLWLVPALFLLAVWTVRQRARLESTLGDPAALRRLTGEAGRVARAARMGLLLIAFLFAVAGLARPLAGFRLVETAARGADVMVALDLSHSMEARDVRPDRLRAAAREIATLLESLEGSSMGLVAFAGEARVVSPLSTDLEGLVSMVETARPSDLSPQGSDIGAGVSLAARLLRRPGQRPRAVVLVSDGENLSGNPEASVGAVRQAGARLFAIGIGTPQGDLIPVVDSTGAVVGQRREPDGKPVVTRLNEQLLRGLAQRAGGRYERGDGSGAAALRLADAIRSGGGQEVRGRSIRAYDERFPWFAAAAGLLLLAERAVPRRRRS; encoded by the coding sequence ATGAAGTGGGCGGAGCCGGAGCGGTTGAATCTCCTGTGGCTTGTGCCGGCGCTTTTCCTGCTCGCGGTCTGGACCGTCCGTCAACGGGCGCGACTCGAGTCGACCCTCGGGGATCCGGCCGCGCTCCGCCGGCTCACGGGAGAAGCGGGCCGTGTCGCGCGCGCGGCGCGGATGGGACTTCTTCTCATAGCCTTCCTGTTCGCGGTCGCCGGGCTCGCGCGGCCGCTCGCCGGATTTCGACTAGTCGAAACCGCCGCTCGAGGAGCGGACGTCATGGTCGCCCTCGATCTCTCGCACAGCATGGAGGCCCGCGACGTCCGGCCGGACCGGCTGCGCGCCGCCGCCCGCGAGATCGCGACGCTCTTGGAGTCGCTCGAAGGATCCTCGATGGGCCTCGTCGCGTTCGCGGGGGAGGCGCGCGTCGTGAGCCCGCTCTCGACCGATCTCGAAGGACTCGTATCGATGGTCGAGACCGCGCGACCGTCGGACCTGTCCCCGCAGGGAAGCGACATCGGAGCGGGGGTCTCCCTGGCGGCGAGGCTGCTCCGAAGGCCGGGCCAAAGGCCGCGCGCGGTCGTGCTCGTGAGCGACGGGGAGAATCTGTCCGGAAATCCGGAGGCCAGCGTGGGCGCCGTGCGCCAGGCGGGCGCGAGGCTGTTCGCGATCGGGATCGGCACGCCGCAGGGCGACCTGATCCCCGTCGTCGATTCGACCGGCGCCGTGGTGGGGCAGCGGCGCGAGCCGGACGGCAAGCCGGTGGTGACCCGCCTCAACGAGCAGCTGCTTCGCGGCCTCGCGCAGCGCGCCGGAGGAAGGTACGAGCGCGGCGACGGGAGCGGCGCCGCCGCGCTCCGTCTCGCGGACGCGATTCGCTCGGGCGGCGGACAAGAGGTGCGGGGACGGAGCATCCGCGCGTACGACGAGCGGTTCCCCTGGTTCGCGGCCGCGGCGGGGCTTCTGCTGCTCGCCGAGCGGGCGGTGCCGCGCCGGAGAAGATCATGA
- a CDS encoding DUF58 domain-containing protein, with product MITPELLAQVRRLTIRSRRAVEAVFSGAYRSAFRGTGLEFAEVREYVPGDDVRAIDWNVTARAGKPFIKRFHEERELTVIVAIDLSGSLMFGSRARIKREAAAEAGALVALAAARNRDRVGLLLFTDRVELYLPPSKSRARALRLVREMVAFEPEGRGTDLAGALAFLARVLRRRAILFVVSDWMAENFDRQLRYLARRHELVSLEVSDPFETEPPLAGLVLTRDLESGRTAWLDLGARRPRSEWRASQARRARALTDLLLRGRAGRIALSTEAPAAPALIRHFEARAHRH from the coding sequence GTGATCACCCCCGAGCTCCTGGCGCAGGTTCGCCGGCTCACGATCCGAAGCCGCAGGGCCGTGGAGGCGGTGTTCTCGGGGGCCTACCGGAGCGCGTTCCGCGGGACCGGGCTGGAGTTCGCCGAGGTGCGCGAGTACGTCCCCGGCGACGATGTCCGCGCCATCGATTGGAACGTGACGGCGCGCGCCGGGAAGCCGTTCATCAAGCGGTTCCACGAGGAGCGCGAGCTGACCGTGATCGTCGCGATCGATCTCTCGGGGTCGCTCATGTTCGGAAGCCGCGCCCGGATCAAGCGGGAGGCGGCCGCGGAGGCCGGCGCGCTGGTGGCGCTGGCCGCGGCGCGAAACCGCGATCGCGTGGGGCTACTCTTGTTCACCGATCGGGTGGAGCTCTACCTGCCTCCTTCGAAGAGCCGCGCCCGGGCGCTCCGCTTGGTCCGCGAAATGGTCGCGTTCGAGCCGGAGGGCCGGGGCACCGACCTGGCGGGAGCGCTCGCCTTCCTCGCGCGGGTGCTGCGCCGCCGCGCGATCCTCTTCGTGGTCTCCGACTGGATGGCGGAGAACTTCGACCGGCAGCTTCGGTATCTCGCCCGCCGCCACGAGCTCGTGAGCCTGGAAGTGTCGGATCCGTTCGAGACAGAGCCCCCGCTCGCGGGGCTCGTCCTGACCCGCGACCTCGAGTCCGGCCGCACCGCGTGGCTCGATCTGGGAGCCCGCCGCCCGCGCTCGGAGTGGCGGGCGTCGCAGGCCCGCCGGGCCCGAGCCCTCACTGACCTGCTCCTCCGCGGACGCGCGGGGCGGATCGCCCTCTCGACGGAGGCGCCGGCCGCGCCCGCCCTCATCCGTCACTTCGAGGCGCGCGCTCACCGGCACTGA
- a CDS encoding serine hydroxymethyltransferase, with protein MIAHEAPLRAVDPDIADAIRDEIRRQQSTLELIASENFVSAAVLEAMGSPLTNKYAEGYPGKRYYGGCEFVDRAETLAIERAKALFGADHANVQPHAGAQANLAAYLAIMPPGSTLLGMALAHGGHLTHGHKVSYSGIIFKPVQYGLSPETGLLDYEQVAQLAREHRPQVIVAGASAYPRFFDFARFRAIADEVGAAFVFDMAHVAGLVAAGVHPSPVPHADVVTSTTHKTLRGPRSGLILCKSKYAKAIDKSVFPGMQGGPLMHVIAAKAVCFKEAAAPEFKTYARQVVANAKALAAELMARGYDLVTGGTDNHLLLMDLRRAGLSGAEVEDALHKAGITVNKNAVPNDPRPPAVTSGIRIGTAAVTTRGLGEAEFKVLGGWIDDAVKRRGDDAALAKIRKQVSDLCASYPLYQHLSE; from the coding sequence ATGATCGCGCACGAGGCGCCGCTCCGCGCCGTCGATCCCGACATCGCCGACGCGATCCGCGATGAGATCCGGCGCCAGCAGTCCACCCTCGAGCTGATCGCCTCCGAGAACTTCGTGAGCGCCGCCGTCCTCGAGGCGATGGGCTCTCCGCTCACCAACAAATACGCGGAAGGCTATCCGGGCAAGCGCTACTACGGCGGGTGCGAGTTCGTCGACCGGGCGGAGACGCTCGCGATCGAGCGCGCCAAGGCGCTCTTCGGGGCGGACCACGCCAACGTCCAGCCGCACGCCGGAGCCCAGGCGAACCTAGCGGCCTATCTCGCCATCATGCCGCCCGGCTCCACGCTTCTCGGCATGGCCCTGGCCCACGGGGGCCATCTCACCCACGGCCACAAGGTCAGCTACTCGGGCATCATCTTCAAGCCGGTGCAGTACGGTCTCTCGCCGGAGACGGGTCTGCTCGATTACGAGCAGGTAGCCCAGCTGGCGCGCGAGCACCGGCCCCAGGTGATCGTCGCGGGGGCGAGCGCCTATCCGCGCTTCTTCGACTTCGCGCGATTTCGCGCCATCGCCGACGAGGTCGGCGCGGCCTTCGTGTTCGACATGGCCCACGTCGCCGGCCTGGTCGCCGCGGGCGTTCACCCGAGCCCGGTACCCCACGCCGACGTGGTCACCTCGACCACGCACAAGACCCTGCGGGGCCCGCGGAGCGGTCTCATCCTCTGCAAGAGCAAATACGCGAAGGCGATTGATAAATCGGTATTTCCGGGCATGCAAGGCGGCCCTCTGATGCACGTGATCGCGGCCAAGGCGGTCTGCTTCAAGGAGGCCGCGGCCCCGGAATTCAAGACCTACGCGCGCCAGGTGGTCGCGAACGCGAAGGCCCTTGCCGCCGAGCTGATGGCGCGCGGCTACGACCTCGTCACTGGGGGGACGGACAACCACCTGCTCCTCATGGATCTCCGGCGCGCCGGCCTCTCCGGGGCGGAGGTGGAGGACGCGCTCCACAAGGCCGGGATCACCGTGAACAAGAACGCGGTTCCGAACGACCCGCGCCCGCCCGCGGTCACGAGCGGGATCCGGATCGGGACCGCGGCGGTCACCACGCGCGGCCTGGGAGAAGCGGAGTTCAAGGTGCTCGGGGGTTGGATCGACGACGCGGTGAAGCGGCGCGGCGACGACGCCGCCCTCGCGAAGATCCGGAAGCAGGTATCGGACCTCTGCGCCTCCTATCCGCTCTACCAACACCTCTCGGAATAG